One genomic segment of Deinococcus cellulosilyticus NBRC 106333 = KACC 11606 includes these proteins:
- a CDS encoding glycoside hydrolase family 27 protein, with translation MTVAQTPPMGWNSWDCYGASVTEAEVRGNAEYMAQNLRDLGWEYVIVDIQWYEPGAYSSQYRPFVPLEMDEFSRLIPAANRFPSAAGGLGFRPLAEYVHSLGLKFGIHIMRGIPRQAVHHNTPISGTSATARDIAHPNSICPWNTDMYGVDASKEGAQAYYNSLFELYASWGVDFVKVDDIAASRLYGYHAPEVELIRNAIDHCGREMVLSLSPGPAALHAAEHLKHHASMWRMTDDLWDHWEHVQVMFDRCHEWSQHAGPGHWPDADMLPLGHIGIRSVDGGGADRMCRLSEDEQRTLMTLWCIAKSPLMFGGELRDLDPFTLSLLTNREVLHMHRTSTGNRQLFRRGDQVVWTARGEAGETYLALFNTGMEPDIIQVNGTLMGLNASLTVSNLWTGAQVTEHSNQISAEVPAHGAVLVKVLPA, from the coding sequence ATGACTGTTGCCCAAACCCCACCCATGGGCTGGAACAGCTGGGATTGCTATGGTGCTTCTGTGACAGAAGCTGAAGTGCGTGGCAATGCCGAATACATGGCCCAGAACCTCAGGGACCTGGGCTGGGAGTACGTCATTGTGGACATCCAGTGGTATGAACCAGGAGCGTATTCTTCGCAGTACCGTCCCTTTGTGCCGCTGGAAATGGATGAATTCTCCCGCCTGATCCCTGCGGCCAACCGGTTTCCCAGTGCTGCAGGAGGCCTGGGGTTCAGGCCTCTGGCGGAGTACGTGCACAGCCTGGGCCTGAAGTTTGGCATTCACATCATGCGAGGGATTCCCAGGCAGGCGGTGCACCACAACACCCCCATTTCAGGAACGTCTGCAACGGCCCGGGACATCGCCCATCCCAATTCCATCTGTCCCTGGAACACCGACATGTACGGTGTGGATGCTTCAAAAGAGGGAGCCCAGGCCTATTACAACTCGCTTTTTGAACTGTATGCCTCTTGGGGTGTCGATTTTGTGAAGGTGGATGACATTGCAGCCTCCAGGCTCTATGGCTACCATGCGCCAGAAGTGGAGCTGATCCGCAATGCCATCGACCATTGTGGCCGTGAGATGGTTCTCAGCCTCTCTCCTGGCCCCGCAGCCCTGCACGCCGCAGAACACCTCAAGCACCATGCCAGCATGTGGCGCATGACCGATGACCTGTGGGACCACTGGGAGCATGTGCAGGTGATGTTTGACCGCTGTCATGAATGGAGCCAGCATGCAGGTCCCGGTCACTGGCCTGATGCAGACATGCTTCCTCTGGGTCACATTGGCATTCGCTCGGTGGATGGGGGAGGGGCAGACCGCATGTGCCGCCTCTCTGAGGATGAACAGAGGACCCTGATGACCCTGTGGTGCATTGCCAAAAGCCCTTTGATGTTTGGTGGCGAATTGCGGGATCTGGACCCATTCACCCTCTCTTTGCTGACCAACAGGGAGGTTCTGCACATGCACAGAACCTCCACAGGCAACAGACAGCTTTTCCGCAGGGGAGATCAGGTGGTCTGGACGGCCAGAGGAGAGGCAGGGGAGACCTATCTGGCCCTGTTCAACACGGGGATGGAACCTGACATCATTCAGGTGAATGGCACTCTGATGGGTCTGAACGCTTCTTTGACAGTGAGCAATTTGTGGACGGGTGCACAAGTCACGGAGCATTCGAACCAGATTTCGGCAGAAGTCCCTGCACATGGCGCTGTGCTGGTGAAGGTGTTGCCAGCCTGA
- a CDS encoding aldose epimerase family protein, producing the protein MPTRTQPISPSVHREPWGHLPSGEEVSLYTLRNASGLTAQISEFGAVLVSLRTPDRQGKFEDVVLGHHSLEPYLDRSTAQFFGATIGRFGNRIAGGQFDLEGRTYRLAQNNGPNSLHGGPKGFDQVLWSGSGFVDDRGVGVRLQHLSPDGEEGYPGNLQVTVTYTLTDLNELHIDYQASTDQTTILNLTNHSFFNLSGSAKTDILGHELTLYADQFTPTDSNLIPTGDLLSVQGTALDFRSPQTIGARIHMDDVHLRTAGGYDHNFVLRNSGLRHAATLYEPVSGRVLETFTTEPGIQLYSGNFLDGTVTGKNGRRYEKHLGVCLETQHFPDSPNKPRFPSTVLRPGQAFHSKTIYAFKVRPLNL; encoded by the coding sequence ATGCCCACAAGAACCCAGCCCATTTCGCCTTCTGTTCACCGTGAACCCTGGGGACACCTGCCTTCAGGGGAAGAGGTTTCCCTTTACACCCTGCGCAACGCAAGTGGCCTGACCGCCCAGATTTCCGAGTTTGGGGCAGTGCTGGTGTCCCTGCGCACCCCGGACCGCCAGGGCAAGTTTGAAGATGTGGTGCTGGGGCACCACAGTCTGGAGCCTTATCTGGACCGCAGCACCGCCCAGTTTTTCGGGGCCACCATCGGCAGGTTTGGCAACCGCATTGCTGGAGGCCAATTCGATCTGGAAGGGAGGACCTACCGTCTGGCCCAGAACAATGGCCCGAATTCCCTGCATGGCGGACCAAAAGGATTTGATCAGGTCCTCTGGTCTGGAAGTGGCTTTGTCGATGATCGAGGGGTCGGGGTCAGGCTGCAACACCTGAGTCCTGATGGTGAGGAGGGCTACCCCGGCAATTTGCAGGTGACTGTCACCTACACCCTGACGGATCTGAATGAGCTGCACATTGATTACCAGGCCAGCACGGACCAGACGACCATCTTGAACCTCACCAACCACAGCTTTTTCAACCTTTCGGGGAGTGCAAAAACCGACATTCTGGGGCATGAGTTGACCCTTTATGCGGATCAGTTCACCCCCACAGACAGCAACCTGATTCCCACAGGAGACTTGCTTTCAGTGCAAGGCACCGCTCTGGATTTCCGGAGCCCACAAACGATTGGAGCCCGCATCCACATGGATGATGTGCACCTGCGCACTGCCGGAGGCTACGACCACAATTTTGTGTTGCGGAACAGTGGACTCAGGCATGCGGCCACCCTGTACGAGCCGGTTTCTGGAAGGGTGCTGGAGACCTTCACGACCGAGCCGGGAATTCAGCTGTACTCTGGAAACTTTCTGGATGGCACGGTGACCGGCAAAAATGGTCGCAGGTACGAAAAGCACCTGGGGGTGTGTCTGGAAACCCAGCACTTCCCGGACAGCCCGAACAAACCCCGGTTCCCTTCCACCGTTTTACGGCCTGGTCAGGCTTTCCACTCGAAGACCATCTACGCCTTCAAAGTGAGGCCCCTGAACCTATGA
- a CDS encoding alpha-N-arabinofuranosidase, with protein MTTPTNTTHLKITTPIGLISPRFYGHFAEHLARCCYDGLWVGPSSSIPNTRGWRNDLVSALQQMPVPMIRWPGGCYADHYHWRDGIGQRTPRLGISCGTRVTDTNELGTHEFMDLCELLQSEAYLAGNMASGSVQEMCDWLEYTSGTADTTVTRERQKNGRKDPWDVKLWGVGNESWDCGGRYDAKTYAAEFKRYGVMMKHVDPSVELVAVGNDEVAAARADHMETFWNEIFMEHIQDHIDLIDHLSVHTYWIDGGAETGFSEENYYTLLAEADTTEEAIVRAKRTIDKYVRGRKNIKVAMDEYGVWHPETRPWGPGPHDDSRPNNFEQANTLRDALSVGIALEGFHRQANILGLANLAQIVNVLQSVAMTEGEKMFLTPTYHALKLHEHHIGATSCHVEVQTDRVFKMPRVTATASQKDGNTNLTLINRHISEESQIMLYDLPETLLSAQLLSGPAPDATNTYDQPERISLQPLDVYKEDNTWKLTLPPHSMATLRFSR; from the coding sequence ATGACAACACCAACCAACACCACCCACCTGAAAATCACCACCCCCATTGGCCTGATCTCTCCACGTTTCTATGGCCACTTCGCAGAACACCTTGCCCGCTGCTGTTATGACGGCCTCTGGGTTGGGCCTTCGTCCAGCATTCCCAACACCAGGGGCTGGAGGAATGATCTGGTGTCTGCCCTGCAGCAGATGCCTGTTCCCATGATCCGCTGGCCCGGGGGGTGTTACGCAGACCACTACCACTGGAGAGATGGCATCGGGCAGCGCACCCCCAGGCTGGGCATCTCCTGCGGCACCCGCGTGACGGACACCAACGAACTGGGCACCCATGAATTCATGGACCTGTGTGAGCTGCTGCAATCTGAAGCCTATCTGGCCGGAAACATGGCCTCAGGCAGCGTGCAGGAGATGTGTGACTGGCTGGAATACACCAGTGGCACTGCAGACACCACCGTCACCCGTGAACGCCAGAAGAACGGCAGAAAAGACCCCTGGGATGTGAAACTCTGGGGCGTGGGCAACGAAAGCTGGGACTGCGGTGGGCGTTACGATGCAAAGACCTATGCTGCAGAATTCAAGCGTTATGGCGTGATGATGAAGCATGTGGACCCCTCGGTGGAACTCGTTGCTGTCGGAAACGATGAGGTGGCCGCTGCCCGTGCAGACCACATGGAGACCTTCTGGAACGAGATCTTCATGGAGCACATCCAGGACCACATCGACCTGATCGATCACCTGTCGGTGCACACCTACTGGATTGATGGGGGCGCAGAAACAGGTTTCTCGGAGGAGAATTATTACACCCTGCTGGCGGAGGCGGACACCACCGAGGAAGCGATTGTGCGGGCCAAACGCACCATCGACAAATACGTCAGAGGACGCAAGAACATCAAGGTGGCCATGGATGAATACGGGGTGTGGCACCCAGAAACCCGCCCCTGGGGTCCTGGCCCTCATGATGACAGTCGCCCCAACAACTTCGAGCAGGCCAACACCCTGCGGGATGCCCTCTCCGTGGGGATTGCCCTTGAGGGCTTCCACAGACAGGCGAACATCCTGGGTCTTGCCAACCTGGCACAGATTGTGAATGTCCTGCAAAGCGTCGCCATGACCGAAGGGGAGAAGATGTTCCTGACCCCCACCTACCACGCCCTGAAGCTGCACGAGCACCACATCGGGGCGACCAGCTGTCATGTGGAGGTTCAGACAGATCGGGTCTTCAAGATGCCCCGTGTGACCGCCACCGCCAGCCAGAAAGACGGCAACACCAACCTCACCCTCATCAACCGCCACATCAGCGAAGAAAGCCAGATCATGCTGTATGACCTGCCTGAAACCCTGCTGTCTGCCCAGCTCCTCTCTGGCCCTGCGCCAGACGCCACCAACACTTATGACCAGCCAGAACGGATCTCATTGCAGCCTCTGGACGTGTACAAAGAGGACAACACCTGGAAGCTGACTCTGCCCCCGCACAGCATGGCCACCCTCCGTTTCTCCAGATGA
- a CDS encoding family 43 glycosylhydrolase, whose translation MKQCFPILMALSLVACSNVQVPVNPPEQPQSLLNMSGDLGAHDPTLIKAGNTYCSFSTGIGRENTNPGGILVHVSQGGPEGPWVTTGEIPAPEITKAYNTGNVWAPDVIYDAASQKYYLYYAVSRFGTNNSAIGVASSTDPCKTDTWTDLGVVLTSKAGEVDYSAIDPDVFIEGGKWYMSFGSFSSGLKLTELKDPKTPQGEIVTLAKRPRTEFNPVEAPAILKKGEYYYLFMSWDFCCQGLNSTYKIAVGRSKDIKGPYLDQKGLDLKDGGGTIILNTYGNQKAPGGQDVFSEGQNDYLIYHYYDSSYAGNPRMQIRKMDWKNGWPYFEERGTGYDLKAGTVYTIKNQVNNLCLDVKDGKTEPGTDVIQWTCNGKAQQQWKLESIKEGYFRLRSMVGKKDLCLDLEGGNANPGTNIDVWTCNDLFAQNWSVDEMGLGYVRLVGEQTFLAVDSVFAGGNPGTDVRTWVPNNHPAQNWKFEVVK comes from the coding sequence ATGAAACAGTGTTTCCCCATCCTGATGGCCCTGTCCCTGGTGGCCTGCTCCAACGTGCAGGTTCCTGTGAACCCACCTGAGCAGCCCCAGTCTTTGCTGAACATGTCCGGTGACCTCGGTGCCCATGACCCCACCCTGATCAAAGCCGGGAACACCTACTGCTCGTTCTCCACAGGCATTGGCCGTGAAAACACCAACCCTGGTGGAATTCTGGTGCATGTCTCCCAGGGTGGCCCAGAAGGTCCCTGGGTGACCACAGGTGAGATTCCAGCGCCTGAAATCACCAAAGCCTACAACACGGGCAACGTGTGGGCACCAGACGTGATCTACGACGCAGCCTCCCAGAAGTACTACCTGTACTATGCGGTTTCCAGGTTCGGGACCAACAATTCTGCCATCGGGGTTGCAAGCAGCACCGACCCCTGCAAGACCGACACCTGGACGGACCTCGGGGTGGTGCTCACCTCCAAAGCTGGAGAGGTGGACTACAGCGCCATTGATCCTGATGTCTTCATTGAAGGTGGCAAGTGGTACATGTCTTTCGGATCTTTCTCCAGTGGCCTGAAACTGACCGAGCTCAAAGACCCCAAAACGCCCCAGGGTGAAATTGTGACGCTGGCAAAACGTCCCAGGACCGAATTCAACCCGGTGGAAGCCCCCGCGATTCTGAAAAAGGGCGAGTATTATTACCTCTTCATGTCCTGGGATTTCTGCTGCCAGGGCCTGAACAGCACCTATAAAATTGCTGTAGGGCGCTCAAAAGACATCAAAGGACCCTACCTCGATCAGAAGGGGCTGGACCTCAAAGATGGAGGTGGAACCATCATCCTGAACACCTATGGCAACCAGAAAGCCCCTGGGGGGCAGGATGTCTTCTCCGAAGGGCAGAATGATTACCTCATTTACCATTACTATGACAGCAGCTACGCTGGAAATCCCAGAATGCAGATCCGTAAAATGGACTGGAAAAACGGCTGGCCCTATTTCGAAGAGCGGGGCACGGGATATGACCTCAAAGCAGGAACGGTCTACACCATCAAAAACCAGGTGAACAACCTGTGTCTGGATGTCAAAGACGGCAAAACCGAACCTGGCACCGATGTGATCCAGTGGACCTGCAATGGCAAAGCACAGCAACAGTGGAAGCTGGAAAGCATCAAGGAAGGGTATTTCAGGTTGCGCAGCATGGTCGGCAAAAAGGACCTGTGCCTTGATCTCGAAGGGGGCAACGCCAACCCTGGCACCAACATCGACGTCTGGACCTGCAATGACCTCTTCGCCCAGAACTGGTCTGTGGATGAAATGGGCCTGGGTTACGTCCGTCTGGTCGGAGAACAGACCTTCCTGGCCGTGGACAGCGTGTTCGCTGGCGGCAACCCTGGCACGGACGTGCGGACCTGGGTTCCCAACAACCACCCCGCGCAGAACTGGAAATTTGAAGTTGTGAAGTAA
- the araA gene encoding L-arabinose isomerase: MTNATPKLWFVTGSQHLYGPETLKQVDVNSRELVSALDASEHIPLEIEFKGVLTTPDDIRAFCIEANSSTECAGVVLWMHTFSPSKMWIGGLSQLKKPFLHLHTQFNRDLPWDSIDMDFMNLNQAAHGDREAGFIHTRMRLERKVVVGHYSDVEVQQRLGVWASAAHAWHDLQGAKFCRFGDNMRFVAVTEGDKVAAEMRFGFSVNTYGVGDLVQVVDAISDAEIDRLVAEYEELYDVAPELKKGGERHDSLRYSARLELGIEKFLVDGGFKGFTTTFEDLHGLKQLPGMAVQRLMAKGYGFAGEGDWKTAVLLSALKTMSGNKATSFMEDYTYHLEPGKHQVLGSHMLEVCPTIAESKPRVEIHPLGIGGKEDPVRLVFDSQKGEAINVSLVDLGSRFRLIVNEVTAVEHPELPNLPVARAVWECKPDFKTACAAWIYAGGAHHTVYSYTLTSEHIEDFAAIAGVELVVIDADTKLRDLKQDLKFSDLYYALGQGLRV; encoded by the coding sequence ATGACCAACGCCACCCCGAAACTCTGGTTCGTCACCGGTTCCCAGCACCTCTACGGCCCGGAAACCCTCAAGCAAGTCGATGTCAACTCCCGTGAACTGGTGTCCGCCCTGGATGCCAGTGAGCACATTCCACTGGAGATCGAATTCAAAGGGGTGCTGACCACCCCGGATGACATCAGGGCGTTTTGCATCGAAGCCAACTCCTCAACCGAATGTGCAGGGGTGGTGCTGTGGATGCACACCTTCTCTCCCAGCAAGATGTGGATTGGGGGCCTGAGTCAGCTGAAAAAGCCCTTCTTGCACCTGCACACCCAGTTCAATCGGGACCTGCCCTGGGACAGCATCGACATGGACTTCATGAACCTGAACCAGGCCGCCCACGGGGACCGCGAAGCGGGTTTCATCCACACCCGAATGCGTCTGGAACGCAAAGTGGTGGTTGGGCATTACAGCGACGTGGAAGTGCAGCAGCGTCTGGGTGTGTGGGCCAGTGCTGCTCACGCGTGGCATGACCTGCAGGGAGCAAAGTTCTGCCGCTTCGGGGACAACATGCGTTTTGTGGCCGTCACTGAAGGGGACAAAGTTGCAGCAGAAATGCGCTTTGGTTTCTCGGTGAACACTTACGGCGTCGGCGATCTGGTCCAGGTCGTGGATGCCATCAGTGACGCAGAAATTGACCGTCTGGTCGCAGAATACGAAGAACTCTATGATGTGGCTCCAGAACTGAAAAAAGGCGGAGAGCGTCACGATTCCCTGCGTTACTCTGCCCGTCTGGAACTGGGAATTGAGAAGTTTCTCGTCGATGGGGGTTTCAAGGGCTTCACCACAACCTTCGAGGACCTGCATGGCCTGAAACAACTCCCTGGCATGGCCGTCCAGAGACTGATGGCCAAAGGCTATGGTTTCGCTGGTGAAGGGGACTGGAAGACTGCTGTCCTGCTCTCTGCCCTGAAAACCATGTCCGGCAACAAAGCCACCAGTTTCATGGAAGATTACACCTACCACCTGGAACCCGGAAAACATCAAGTGCTGGGTTCCCACATGCTGGAAGTGTGCCCCACCATTGCAGAAAGCAAACCCAGAGTGGAAATCCACCCGCTGGGCATTGGTGGGAAGGAAGATCCGGTGCGTCTGGTGTTCGATTCGCAGAAAGGAGAGGCCATCAATGTGTCCCTGGTGGACCTGGGAAGCCGTTTCCGCCTGATCGTCAACGAAGTGACCGCAGTGGAGCATCCTGAGCTCCCGAACCTGCCCGTGGCCCGTGCCGTCTGGGAATGCAAGCCCGACTTCAAGACGGCGTGTGCTGCGTGGATTTATGCGGGTGGGGCACACCACACGGTGTACTCTTACACCCTGACCAGTGAGCACATCGAAGATTTTGCGGCCATTGCGGGTGTGGAACTGGTGGTCATTGACGCAGACACGAAACTGCGCGACCTGAAGCAGGACCTCAAATTCTCTGACCTCTACTACGCCCTCGGTCAGGGCCTGCGCGTCTGA
- a CDS encoding L-ribulose-5-phosphate 4-epimerase encodes MLLPHLREELCKQHLELPRQGLVTWTSGNISVLDDESGLMVIKPSGLMFEELTPESMVVLDLDGKVVEGKYKPSSDTATHAYIYRHMPHVRSIIHTHSAYATAWAANNREIPCILTAMADEFGGPIPCGGFALIGGEEIGKEVVKTLTGHRSPAVILKNHGVFTIGESIKKALKAAVMCEDVAKTVHLAYQLGNPEKLEQQDIDKLYDRYTHVYGQK; translated from the coding sequence ATGCTGCTCCCACACTTGCGTGAAGAACTGTGCAAACAACACCTGGAACTGCCCAGACAGGGCCTGGTCACCTGGACCAGCGGAAACATCAGTGTTCTGGACGACGAATCAGGCCTCATGGTCATCAAGCCCTCGGGGTTGATGTTTGAGGAACTGACCCCTGAAAGCATGGTGGTGCTTGATCTGGACGGCAAAGTCGTGGAAGGCAAATACAAGCCCTCCAGTGATACAGCGACCCATGCCTACATCTACCGCCACATGCCCCATGTGAGAAGCATCATCCACACCCACAGTGCGTATGCCACCGCATGGGCAGCCAACAACCGGGAAATTCCCTGCATTCTCACTGCAATGGCGGATGAATTCGGAGGTCCCATCCCCTGTGGTGGTTTCGCCCTGATCGGTGGAGAAGAGATCGGCAAGGAAGTGGTGAAAACCCTGACCGGGCACCGTTCCCCTGCGGTGATTCTCAAGAACCACGGGGTCTTCACCATCGGAGAATCCATCAAGAAGGCCCTGAAAGCCGCCGTGATGTGCGAGGATGTCGCGAAAACCGTGCACCTTGCCTACCAGCTGGGCAATCCAGAAAAACTGGAGCAACAGGACATCGACAAACTCTACGACCGTTACACCCATGTGTACGGACAGAAATAA
- the araB gene encoding ribulokinase: MSDPLKELYTIGVDYGTESGRAVVVRVRDGQEMASAVTPYPHGVIDHQLPTGEDLPADWALQHPDDYLEVLRKAVPEALKLSGVNAEDVVGIGIDFTACTMLPTTQEGTPLCFLPELKSEKHAFVKLWKHHAAQPHADRINETAARMGEKWLPRYGFKISSEWFFAKALQILEEAPEVYEAADRLIEAADWVVWQLTGVETRNTCTAGYKAMYQDGHFPSREYFAALNPEFADVVSEKMLTELSPLGGKAGTLSAQAAQWTGLKEGIAVAVANVDAHVAVPAATVTEPGQMVAIMGTSTCHMLLGDKLKEVPGMCGVVDGGIIPGLYGYEAGQSGVGDIFGWFVKHAVPASYHEQAQVEHVSVHQILEREAAQQKPGEHGLIALDWLNGNRSNLVDANLSGLILGLTLHTRAPDIYRALIEATAYGTRAIIDNFRQHGVPVTELIIAGGLKKNKMLMQIYADVTELPLSIVTSEQGPALGSAIHAAVAAGLYEDIRAAAKVMGRLEKNVYIPNPENVRVYRELYKEYITLHDHFGRGLNNVMKRLKKLSQTEDSEPTEPEEVAHAAPTLA, from the coding sequence ATGAGCGACCCTTTGAAAGAGTTGTACACCATTGGTGTGGATTATGGCACCGAATCTGGCCGCGCTGTGGTGGTTCGGGTGCGGGACGGTCAGGAAATGGCCTCTGCAGTCACCCCTTATCCGCACGGTGTGATCGATCACCAGCTGCCCACTGGGGAAGACCTCCCCGCAGACTGGGCCCTCCAGCACCCCGACGATTATCTGGAAGTGCTCAGAAAAGCCGTTCCAGAAGCCCTGAAACTCAGTGGTGTGAACGCAGAAGATGTGGTGGGCATCGGGATTGATTTCACCGCCTGCACCATGCTCCCCACCACCCAGGAGGGTACCCCTCTGTGCTTTCTTCCAGAACTGAAAAGCGAGAAACATGCTTTCGTGAAACTCTGGAAGCACCACGCTGCCCAGCCGCACGCAGACCGCATCAATGAAACCGCCGCACGCATGGGCGAAAAATGGCTGCCCAGATACGGCTTCAAGATCAGCAGCGAATGGTTCTTCGCCAAAGCCCTGCAGATCCTGGAAGAGGCCCCAGAAGTGTATGAAGCAGCAGATCGACTGATTGAGGCTGCAGACTGGGTGGTCTGGCAGCTTACCGGGGTGGAAACCCGCAACACTTGCACTGCAGGTTACAAGGCCATGTACCAGGATGGACACTTCCCCTCCAGAGAGTATTTTGCTGCCCTCAACCCTGAGTTTGCGGATGTGGTTTCAGAGAAGATGCTCACGGAACTCTCTCCACTGGGAGGAAAAGCAGGCACACTCTCTGCTCAGGCTGCACAGTGGACTGGCCTGAAAGAGGGCATCGCTGTAGCTGTGGCCAACGTGGATGCACACGTTGCAGTTCCTGCAGCCACCGTCACCGAGCCCGGCCAGATGGTGGCGATCATGGGCACCAGCACCTGTCACATGCTGCTTGGAGACAAACTTAAAGAGGTCCCTGGCATGTGTGGGGTGGTCGATGGGGGCATCATCCCCGGTCTTTACGGCTATGAAGCTGGACAGTCCGGTGTGGGGGACATCTTCGGCTGGTTTGTGAAGCATGCGGTCCCAGCGAGTTACCATGAGCAGGCTCAGGTCGAGCATGTGAGCGTTCACCAGATTCTGGAGAGAGAAGCCGCCCAGCAAAAACCTGGCGAGCACGGCCTGATCGCACTGGACTGGCTCAACGGCAACCGCAGCAACCTCGTGGATGCCAACCTTTCTGGGTTGATTCTGGGTCTGACCCTGCACACCCGTGCTCCGGACATTTACCGGGCCCTGATTGAAGCGACGGCTTACGGGACCAGAGCGATCATCGACAATTTCAGACAGCACGGGGTCCCCGTCACCGAACTGATCATCGCGGGTGGCCTGAAGAAGAACAAAATGCTGATGCAGATTTATGCCGACGTGACCGAGCTTCCGCTCAGCATCGTGACCAGTGAACAGGGCCCTGCCCTCGGGAGCGCCATTCACGCTGCCGTGGCTGCAGGACTGTACGAGGACATCCGGGCTGCAGCCAAAGTGATGGGTCGCCTGGAGAAGAACGTGTACATTCCCAATCCAGAAAACGTCAGGGTCTACCGGGAACTCTACAAGGAATACATCACCCTGCATGATCACTTCGGGCGTGGCCTCAACAACGTGATGAAGCGCCTGAAAAAGCTCTCCCAGACCGAAGACTCTGAACCCACTGAACCCGAGGAGGTGGCCCATGCTGCTCCCACACTTGCGTGA
- a CDS encoding zinc-dependent alcohol dehydrogenase, with protein sequence MTQAAYLTAPETFEVGPSPERQLLRTGEVRIRVLSVGVCGSDIHMYQDYRIGDTSIKTPLILGHEFCGEVIEVAGGTRSGDHQTLRVGDRVAVEPHVACGHCRQCEEGHPNLCPHHTFLGVYPHHGALQETLTVPAKNCFILPDEVSNDAGALLEALGVALHAVRLGQVDVGDRVAVIGAGPIGLLLTKLLSLSGVTQLSVIEPLAWRRKAAEGWGATDTHEASYTMSGDYDVVFEAAWAGSAVQLGAELCRPGARLVLVGIPGDDRCEVQHALARRKGLTLVFARRMKHTYPACIRLVQTGQVKLEEIVSHIYPLAEVQQAFKTHADLLPDVLKVVVRVTDADKEHP encoded by the coding sequence ATGACCCAGGCTGCCTACCTGACCGCCCCTGAGACTTTCGAGGTCGGTCCATCCCCTGAGCGTCAGCTTCTGAGAACTGGAGAAGTGCGGATCAGGGTGCTGAGTGTGGGCGTGTGCGGCAGCGACATCCACATGTATCAGGATTACCGGATCGGGGACACCAGCATCAAAACCCCGCTGATCCTCGGGCACGAGTTCTGTGGAGAGGTGATCGAGGTGGCAGGTGGCACCCGATCCGGTGACCACCAGACCCTCAGGGTCGGAGACCGTGTGGCGGTGGAGCCTCATGTGGCCTGTGGTCATTGCCGCCAGTGTGAGGAAGGGCACCCCAACCTGTGCCCCCACCACACCTTCCTGGGTGTGTACCCTCATCACGGAGCCCTTCAGGAAACCCTGACCGTTCCAGCAAAGAACTGCTTCATCCTCCCGGATGAGGTCAGCAACGATGCCGGAGCCCTTCTCGAAGCCCTGGGGGTGGCCCTGCATGCCGTGCGCCTGGGTCAGGTGGATGTGGGAGACCGGGTGGCCGTGATTGGCGCAGGTCCCATCGGGCTTCTGCTGACGAAACTGCTCTCCCTCTCTGGCGTGACCCAGCTTTCCGTGATTGAACCCCTGGCATGGCGCAGAAAAGCCGCTGAAGGGTGGGGCGCAACGGACACCCATGAAGCCTCTTACACCATGAGCGGCGATTATGACGTGGTGTTTGAGGCAGCATGGGCCGGAAGCGCTGTGCAACTGGGTGCAGAACTGTGCAGACCCGGAGCAAGGCTCGTGCTGGTGGGCATTCCCGGAGATGACCGCTGTGAAGTGCAACACGCCCTGGCCCGCAGAAAAGGCCTGACCCTGGTGTTTGCCCGCCGCATGAAGCACACCTACCCTGCCTGCATCCGTCTGGTCCAGACCGGACAGGTCAAGCTTGAAGAGATTGTGTCTCACATTTACCCTCTGGCAGAAGTGCAGCAGGCCTTCAAAACCCACGCTGACCTCCTGCCAGACGTCCTCAAAGTGGTGGTCCGGGTGACGGACGCCGACAAGGAGCATCCATGA